Proteins co-encoded in one Streptomyces sp. NBC_01283 genomic window:
- the aceE gene encoding pyruvate dehydrogenase (acetyl-transferring), homodimeric type: MASGSDRNPIIIGGLPSQVPDFDPEETQEWLDSLDAAVDERGRERARYLMLRLIERAREKRVAVPEMRSTDYVNTIATKDEPFFPGNEEIERKVLNATRWNAAVMVSRAQRPGIGVGGHIATFASSASLYDVGFNHFFRGKDEGDGGDQIFFQGHASPGIYARAFLLDRLSEQQLDAFRQEKSKAPNGLSSYPHPRLMPDFWEFPTVSMGLGPLGAIFQARMNRYMEARGIADTSKSHVWAYLGDGEMDEPESLGQLSIAAREGLDNLTFVVNCNLQRLDGPVRGNGKIIQELESQFRGAGWNVIKLVWDRSWDPLLAQDRDGVLVNRLNTTPDGQFQTYATETGSYIREHFFGDDHRLRAMVENMTDEQILHLGRGGHDHKKVYAAYAAAKAHKGQPTVILAQTVKGWTLGPNFEGRNATHQMKKLTADDLKGFRDRLHIPITDKELEGGAPPYYHPGRDSEEIQYMHDRRQGLGGYVPTRVVRSKPLQLPEDKTYATAKKGSGQQSIATTMAFVRILKDLMRDKEIGKRFVLIAPDEYRTFGMDAFFPSAKIYNPLGQQYEAVDRELLLAYKESPTGQMLHDGISEAGCTASLIAAGSAYATHGEPLIPVYVFYSMFGFQRTGDQFWQMADQLARGFVLGATAGRTTLTGEGLQHADGHSQLLASTNPGCVAYDPAFGYEIAHIVKDGLRRMYGPDSEDVFYYLTVYNEPVQHPAEPADVDVDGILKGIYRYKAGEQGAIPAQILASGVAVPWAVEAQQILASEWNVKADVWSATSWNELRREAVDVERHNFLHPEEEQRTPYVTQKLSGAEGPFVAVSDWMRSVPDQISRWVPGTYQSLGADGFGFADTRGAARRFFHIDAQSIVVGVLTELAREGKLDRSVLKQAIDRYQLLDVTAADPGAAGGDA; this comes from the coding sequence GTGGCTTCCGGATCCGATCGCAACCCGATCATCATTGGCGGCCTGCCGAGTCAGGTCCCGGACTTCGATCCCGAAGAGACCCAGGAGTGGCTCGACTCCCTCGATGCCGCGGTCGACGAACGCGGCCGCGAGCGGGCCCGCTACCTGATGCTCCGGCTCATCGAACGCGCGCGCGAAAAGCGCGTCGCCGTGCCCGAGATGCGCAGCACGGACTACGTCAACACGATCGCCACCAAGGACGAGCCGTTCTTCCCCGGCAACGAGGAGATCGAACGCAAGGTCCTGAACGCGACCCGCTGGAACGCCGCGGTGATGGTGTCGCGCGCCCAGCGCCCCGGCATCGGGGTCGGCGGCCACATCGCCACCTTCGCCTCGTCGGCCTCGCTCTACGACGTGGGCTTCAACCACTTCTTCCGCGGCAAGGACGAGGGCGACGGCGGCGACCAGATCTTCTTCCAGGGACACGCGTCCCCCGGCATCTACGCCCGCGCGTTCCTCCTCGACCGGCTCTCCGAGCAGCAGCTCGACGCGTTCCGCCAGGAGAAGTCGAAGGCCCCGAACGGGCTTTCGTCCTACCCGCACCCGCGGCTGATGCCGGACTTCTGGGAGTTCCCGACCGTCTCGATGGGCCTCGGCCCGCTCGGCGCGATCTTCCAGGCGCGGATGAACCGCTACATGGAGGCGCGCGGCATCGCCGACACCTCCAAGTCGCACGTCTGGGCCTACCTCGGCGACGGCGAGATGGACGAGCCCGAGTCGCTCGGCCAGCTCTCCATCGCCGCCCGCGAGGGCCTGGACAACCTGACCTTCGTCGTCAACTGCAACCTCCAGCGCCTCGACGGCCCGGTGCGCGGCAACGGCAAGATCATCCAGGAGCTCGAGTCGCAGTTCCGCGGCGCCGGCTGGAACGTCATCAAGCTGGTCTGGGACCGCAGTTGGGACCCGCTGCTCGCCCAGGACCGCGACGGCGTCCTGGTCAACCGGCTCAACACCACCCCCGACGGCCAGTTCCAGACGTACGCGACCGAGACCGGCTCGTACATCCGCGAACACTTCTTCGGCGACGACCACCGCTTGCGCGCCATGGTCGAGAACATGACCGACGAGCAGATCCTGCACCTGGGCCGCGGCGGTCACGACCACAAGAAGGTCTACGCGGCCTACGCGGCGGCCAAGGCCCACAAGGGCCAGCCGACCGTCATCCTGGCGCAGACGGTCAAGGGCTGGACGCTCGGCCCGAACTTCGAGGGCCGCAACGCCACGCACCAGATGAAGAAGCTGACGGCCGACGACCTCAAGGGCTTCCGCGACCGTCTGCACATCCCGATCACGGACAAGGAGCTGGAGGGCGGCGCCCCGCCGTACTACCACCCGGGCCGTGACTCGGAAGAGATCCAGTACATGCACGACCGCCGCCAGGGCCTCGGCGGTTACGTCCCGACCCGCGTCGTCCGCTCGAAGCCCCTCCAGCTCCCCGAGGACAAAACGTACGCGACCGCGAAGAAGGGCTCGGGTCAGCAGTCGATCGCCACCACCATGGCGTTCGTCCGCATCCTGAAGGACCTCATGCGGGACAAGGAGATCGGCAAGCGCTTCGTGCTGATCGCCCCCGACGAGTACCGCACCTTCGGCATGGACGCCTTCTTCCCGAGCGCGAAGATCTACAACCCGCTCGGCCAGCAGTACGAGGCCGTCGACCGCGAACTGCTCCTCGCCTACAAGGAGTCCCCGACCGGCCAGATGCTGCACGACGGCATCTCGGAGGCCGGCTGCACGGCCTCGCTGATCGCCGCTGGCTCGGCCTACGCCACCCACGGCGAACCGCTGATCCCCGTGTACGTCTTCTACTCGATGTTCGGTTTCCAGCGCACCGGCGACCAGTTCTGGCAGATGGCCGACCAACTGGCCCGCGGCTTCGTCCTGGGTGCCACCGCCGGCCGCACGACACTGACCGGCGAGGGCCTCCAGCACGCGGACGGCCACTCGCAGCTGCTCGCCTCGACCAACCCTGGCTGCGTCGCCTACGACCCCGCCTTCGGTTACGAGATCGCGCACATCGTCAAGGACGGCCTGCGCCGGATGTACGGCCCCGACAGCGAGGACGTCTTCTACTACCTCACCGTCTACAACGAGCCGGTCCAGCACCCGGCCGAGCCCGCCGATGTGGACGTCGACGGCATCCTCAAGGGCATCTACCGCTACAAGGCGGGCGAGCAGGGCGCCATCCCGGCGCAGATCCTCGCCTCCGGTGTCGCGGTGCCGTGGGCGGTCGAGGCCCAGCAGATTCTCGCTTCGGAGTGGAACGTCAAGGCGGACGTCTGGTCGGCGACCTCCTGGAACGAACTGCGCCGCGAGGCGGTCGACGTGGAGCGCCACAACTTCCTGCACCCCGAGGAAGAGCAGCGCACCCCGTACGTGACGCAGAAGCTGTCCGGCGCCGAGGGCCCGTTCGTGGCCGTCTCCGACTGGATGCGGAGCGTCCCCGACCAGATCTCCCGCTGGGTCCCCGGCACGTACCAGTCCCTGGGCGCCGATGGCTTCGGCTTCGCGGACACCCGCGGTGCGGCTCGCCGCTTCTTCCACATCGACGCGCAGTCGATCGTGGTCGGCGTGCTCACCGAGCTGGCCCGCGAGGGCAAGCTCGACCGCTCCGTACTGAAGCAGGCCATCGACCGCTACCAGCTCCTGGACGTCACGGCGGCCGACCCGGGCGCCGCTGGGGGCGACGCCTAG
- a CDS encoding DUF3052 domain-containing protein, whose amino-acid sequence MSATADHAEERTNPAARLGFQPEQVVQEIGYDDDVDQELREAIEGVIGSELVDEDYDDTADAVVLWFREDDGDLTDALVDATQLIEEGGDLWLMTPKTGRDGYVEPSDINEAATTAGLAQTKSINAGKDWTGSRLVTPKAAAKKR is encoded by the coding sequence GTGAGCGCGACCGCGGACCACGCGGAGGAGCGGACCAACCCTGCCGCGAGGCTGGGATTCCAGCCCGAGCAGGTGGTCCAGGAGATCGGCTACGACGACGATGTCGATCAGGAGCTCCGCGAGGCCATTGAAGGGGTGATCGGCAGCGAGCTCGTCGACGAGGACTACGACGACACTGCTGACGCCGTAGTGCTGTGGTTCCGCGAGGACGACGGCGACCTGACGGATGCGCTGGTGGACGCCACCCAGCTGATCGAAGAGGGTGGCGACCTCTGGCTGATGACGCCCAAGACAGGCCGTGACGGCTATGTCGAGCCGAGCGACATCAACGAAGCGGCCACGACCGCCGGCCTCGCTCAGACCAAGAGCATCAACGCGGGCAAGGACTGGACGGGCAGCCGTCTGGTCACGCCGAAGGCGGCAGCCAAGAAGCGGTGA
- a CDS encoding peroxiredoxin encodes MALAGLATGTKAPDFELKDNHGRTVKLSDFRGEKNVVLLFYPFAFTGVCTGELCALRDELPKFVNDDTQLLAVSNDSMHTLRVFAEQEGLEYPLLSDFWPHGEASRAYEVFDEDKGCAVRGTFIIDKEGVVRWTVVNGLPDARDLNEYVKALGTL; translated from the coding sequence ATGGCGCTCGCTGGACTCGCGACCGGCACCAAGGCCCCGGACTTCGAGCTGAAGGACAACCACGGCCGGACCGTGAAGCTGTCGGACTTCCGCGGCGAGAAGAACGTGGTGCTGCTCTTCTATCCGTTCGCGTTCACCGGTGTGTGCACGGGCGAGCTCTGTGCGCTGCGCGACGAACTTCCGAAGTTCGTGAACGACGACACCCAGCTGCTCGCGGTCTCGAACGACTCCATGCACACCCTGCGCGTCTTCGCCGAACAGGAGGGCCTGGAGTACCCGCTGCTCTCCGATTTCTGGCCGCATGGCGAGGCGTCGCGCGCGTATGAGGTCTTCGATGAGGACAAGGGCTGCGCGGTGCGCGGCACCTTCATCATCGACAAGGAGGGCGTGGTGCGCTGGACTGTCGTCAACGGCCTGCCGGACGCCCGCGACCTCAACGAGTACGTCAAGGCGCTCGGCACCCTGTGA
- a CDS encoding TerD family protein — MGVSLSKGGNVSLSKEAPGLTAVLVGLGWDVRTTTGTDFDLDASAILTNAEGKVSSDGNFVFFNNLKSPDGSVEHTGDNTTGEGEGDDEAIKVDLAAVPADVDKIVFPVSIYDAETRQQSFGQVRNAFIRVVNQAGGAEIARYDLSEDASTETAMVFGELYRNGAEWKFRAVGQGYASGLRGIAQDFGVNV; from the coding sequence GTGGGAGTCAGCCTCAGCAAGGGCGGCAACGTATCGCTGAGCAAGGAGGCGCCCGGCCTGACCGCGGTTCTGGTCGGCCTGGGCTGGGATGTCCGTACCACCACCGGTACGGACTTCGACCTCGACGCGAGCGCCATTCTGACCAACGCCGAGGGCAAGGTCAGCAGCGACGGCAACTTCGTGTTCTTCAACAACCTGAAGAGCCCGGACGGATCCGTCGAGCACACCGGTGACAACACCACCGGTGAGGGCGAGGGCGACGACGAGGCGATCAAGGTCGACCTGGCAGCCGTTCCGGCCGACGTGGACAAGATCGTTTTCCCGGTCTCGATCTACGACGCCGAGACCCGCCAGCAGTCGTTCGGCCAGGTCCGCAACGCGTTCATCCGCGTCGTGAACCAGGCGGGCGGCGCGGAGATCGCACGGTACGACCTCTCCGAGGACGCCTCGACGGAGACGGCGATGGTCTTCGGTGAGCTGTACCGCAACGGGGCGGAGTGGAAGTTCCGCGCCGTCGGCCAGGGCTATGCCTCGGGCCTGCGCGGCATCGCGCAGGACTTCGGCGTCAACGTCTGA
- a CDS encoding TerD family protein has translation MGVTLAKGGNVSLSKAAPNLTQVLIGLGWDARSTTGAPFDLDASALMCNSGRVIGDEWFVFYNNLKSPDGSVEHTGDNLTGEGDGDDESLLIDLAKVPANCDKIVFPVSIHEADNRGQTFGQVSNAFIRVVNQADQQELARYDLSEDASTETAMIFGEVYRYGGEWKFRAVGQGYASGLRGIALDFGVNVS, from the coding sequence ATGGGCGTCACGCTCGCCAAGGGAGGCAATGTCTCCCTCTCCAAGGCCGCACCGAACCTCACACAGGTCCTGATCGGCCTCGGCTGGGACGCGCGCTCCACCACCGGAGCACCCTTCGACCTCGATGCCAGTGCGCTGATGTGCAACTCGGGCCGGGTCATCGGTGATGAGTGGTTCGTCTTCTACAACAACCTCAAGAGCCCGGACGGCTCTGTCGAACACACCGGCGACAACCTGACGGGTGAGGGTGACGGGGACGACGAGTCGCTCCTGATCGACCTCGCCAAGGTTCCCGCCAACTGCGACAAGATCGTCTTCCCTGTCTCGATCCATGAGGCGGACAACCGCGGCCAGACGTTCGGCCAGGTCAGCAACGCTTTCATCCGGGTGGTCAACCAAGCGGACCAGCAGGAGCTCGCTCGGTACGACCTCTCCGAGGACGCCTCCACGGAGACCGCAATGATCTTTGGCGAGGTGTACCGCTATGGAGGAGAGTGGAAGTTCCGTGCCGTTGGGCAGGGGTACGCGTCAGGTCTGCGGGGCATCGCTCTAGACTTCGGGGTCAATGTTTCGTAA
- a CDS encoding DUF475 domain-containing protein — MLLKTFGWSFAVTALGLAAAVFYGGWTGFGIVAILSILEISLSFDNAVVNAGILKKMSAFWQKIFLTVGVLIAVFGMRLVFPVAIVAISAKIGPIEAVRLALDDKDKYQQLVTDAHPSIAAFGGMFLLMIFLDFIFEDRDIKWLGWLERPLAKLGKVDMLSVCIALVVLMITAMTFATHAHQHGGAHVDKAQTVLISGIAGLITYLVVGGLSGFFENKLEEEEEREHEQEEEAKKSGKKVPAVVLAGKAAFFMFLYLEVLDASFSFDGVIGAFAVTNDIVLMALGLGIGAMYVRSLTVYLVRQGTLDDYVYLEHGAHYAIGALAVILLVTIQYEIHEVITGSAGVILIAWSFFSSVRRNKKLAAAEGKGSNEKTEVSSGV, encoded by the coding sequence GTGCTTCTGAAAACCTTCGGCTGGTCGTTCGCGGTTACCGCGCTCGGCCTGGCCGCGGCGGTGTTCTACGGGGGGTGGACAGGGTTCGGGATCGTGGCGATCCTGTCGATCCTCGAGATCTCGCTGTCCTTCGACAACGCGGTGGTCAACGCCGGGATCTTGAAGAAGATGAGTGCCTTCTGGCAGAAGATCTTCCTCACCGTCGGTGTGCTGATCGCCGTCTTCGGCATGCGGCTCGTGTTCCCCGTCGCGATCGTGGCCATCAGCGCCAAGATCGGCCCGATCGAGGCTGTGCGTCTCGCGCTCGACGACAAGGACAAGTACCAGCAGCTGGTGACCGACGCTCACCCGTCGATCGCCGCGTTCGGTGGCATGTTCCTGTTGATGATCTTCCTCGACTTCATTTTCGAGGACCGTGACATCAAGTGGCTCGGCTGGCTGGAGCGCCCGCTGGCCAAGCTCGGCAAGGTCGACATGCTGTCGGTCTGCATCGCGCTCGTCGTGCTCATGATCACTGCGATGACCTTCGCCACCCACGCCCACCAGCACGGTGGCGCGCATGTGGACAAGGCGCAGACCGTGCTCATCTCCGGGATCGCCGGACTCATCACGTATCTCGTGGTGGGCGGTCTCTCGGGCTTCTTCGAGAACAAGCTGGAGGAAGAGGAGGAGCGCGAGCACGAGCAGGAGGAAGAGGCCAAGAAGAGCGGCAAGAAGGTTCCTGCCGTCGTCCTGGCCGGCAAGGCCGCCTTCTTCATGTTCCTGTACCTCGAGGTCCTGGACGCGTCGTTCTCCTTCGACGGCGTCATCGGTGCCTTCGCCGTCACGAACGACATCGTCCTGATGGCGCTCGGTCTGGGCATCGGCGCGATGTACGTCCGTTCGCTCACGGTCTACCTGGTCCGCCAGGGCACCCTCGACGACTACGTCTACCTCGAGCACGGCGCGCACTACGCGATCGGCGCCCTCGCCGTGATCCTGCTCGTCACGATCCAGTACGAGATCCACGAGGTGATCACCGGCTCCGCCGGCGTCATCCTGATCGCCTGGTCCTTCTTCTCCTCGGTCCGCCGCAACAAGAAACTGGCGGCAGCGGAGGGCAAGGGCTCGAACGAGAAGACTGAGGTCTCTTCCGGCGTCTGA
- a CDS encoding Tellurium resistance codes for MSFWDGLWRGRSMDYESGSAATNSIELTKRHPTVSLNKQGASTGNLRVNLSWQMRTSDIIGKPKGGGLLRHPFRMFQPDVVQAHTQGVVNVDLDLGCMYETVEGAKGVVQPLGSFFGSLNAPPYVKLSGDDRFGSPSGETIYVNLDHRESIKRLLFFAYIYDQTPAFDRTHAKVTLYPSNGPRIEIDLDERQPQARSCAIFTLENVKGELVVRREVKFVYGFQAELDRLYGWGLQWGRGYKSKVGGT; via the coding sequence ATGTCCTTCTGGGACGGTTTGTGGCGTGGGCGCTCGATGGACTACGAGTCGGGCAGTGCGGCGACCAACTCCATCGAACTCACGAAGCGGCACCCGACGGTCTCGCTCAACAAACAGGGCGCGTCCACCGGCAACCTCCGGGTCAACCTCTCCTGGCAGATGCGCACGTCCGACATCATCGGCAAGCCCAAGGGCGGCGGCCTGCTGCGGCATCCCTTCAGGATGTTCCAGCCCGACGTCGTGCAGGCGCACACCCAGGGCGTGGTCAACGTGGACCTCGACCTCGGTTGTATGTACGAGACGGTGGAAGGCGCCAAGGGCGTCGTACAGCCGCTGGGCAGCTTCTTCGGCAGCCTGAACGCCCCGCCGTACGTGAAGCTGAGCGGCGACGACCGGTTCGGTTCGCCGTCGGGCGAGACGATCTACGTGAACCTCGACCACCGGGAGTCGATCAAGCGGCTGCTGTTCTTCGCCTACATCTACGACCAGACGCCGGCCTTCGACCGCACGCACGCCAAGGTCACGCTCTACCCCAGCAACGGCCCGCGGATCGAGATCGACCTGGACGAGCGCCAGCCGCAGGCCCGCTCCTGCGCGATATTCACGCTGGAGAACGTCAAGGGCGAGCTGGTCGTGCGCCGAGAGGTGAAGTTCGTGTACGGCTTCCAGGCCGAGCTCGACCGGCTGTACGGCTGGGGGCTGCAGTGGGGCCGTGGCTACAAGTCGAAGGTGGGCGGCACCTGA
- a CDS encoding TerD family protein, with amino-acid sequence MTHAMLKGSNVPLEATAVRAVLRWTPGQGVPDVDASALLLGADGRVRSDEDFVFYNQPRHPSGKVWRLGKKRVAQGLSEGLTDTIQTDMAGLDPAVSRVLLVASAENVAFEHVRALRILLYDAGAGEAEPLAYFDITPQTGAETALICGELYRRGDVWKFRALGEGYLNGLEGLAGDFGISVDESEAVPEPTTEASLPQPYPQRQAQPQPMPTPATQAQAPAPQIPAPQPFPAPAPQPSYGYPPAPPRHQPAPQPSYGYPQHAPAQAPPVPQPSYGYPQPVAPMPDPNFRLPPQGPQFLAR; translated from the coding sequence ATGACGCACGCGATGTTGAAGGGGTCGAACGTCCCGCTCGAAGCCACGGCCGTCCGCGCCGTGCTGCGCTGGACCCCCGGGCAGGGCGTCCCGGACGTCGACGCGTCGGCCCTGCTGCTCGGCGCCGACGGCCGCGTGCGCTCCGACGAGGACTTCGTCTTCTACAACCAGCCGCGCCATCCGTCCGGCAAGGTCTGGCGGCTCGGCAAGAAGCGCGTCGCCCAGGGCCTCTCCGAGGGCCTGACCGACACGATTCAGACGGACATGGCGGGCCTGGATCCCGCGGTGAGCCGAGTTCTGCTCGTCGCCTCCGCCGAGAACGTCGCCTTCGAACACGTACGCGCTCTGCGCATCCTGCTGTACGACGCCGGCGCGGGCGAGGCCGAACCGCTCGCCTACTTCGACATCACCCCGCAGACGGGCGCCGAGACGGCCCTGATCTGCGGCGAGCTCTACCGCCGCGGTGACGTCTGGAAGTTCCGCGCCCTGGGCGAGGGATATCTGAACGGCCTGGAGGGTCTCGCCGGCGACTTCGGGATCTCCGTGGACGAGTCGGAGGCGGTGCCCGAGCCGACGACCGAGGCATCGCTCCCGCAGCCGTACCCCCAGCGGCAGGCGCAGCCTCAGCCGATGCCCACACCGGCCACGCAGGCTCAGGCTCCGGCCCCGCAGATTCCGGCTCCGCAGCCCTTCCCCGCCCCGGCCCCGCAGCCCTCGTACGGCTACCCTCCCGCGCCGCCGCGCCACCAGCCCGCCCCGCAGCCGTCCTACGGCTACCCGCAGCACGCGCCCGCCCAGGCGCCGCCGGTGCCGCAGCCCTCGTACGGCTATCCGCAGCCCGTGGCCCCGATGCCCGACCCGAACTTCCGGCTGCCGCCCCAGGGGCCGCAGTTCCTCGCACGCTGA
- a CDS encoding HpcH/HpaI aldolase/citrate lyase family protein, which produces MRHFGHIAPEVRQRLFHREPCAFTADSSPRLLAAALGATLYSPATRPRLADDILKQAGRGVISMVLCLEDSIDDAEVVEAEENLVRQFADLAERDRTERDRTGQDGAARDGAEPPLLFIRVRTPEQIPDLVDRLGSAIRLLSGFVLPKFTEERGVAFLESLAAAEAASGRRLFAMPVLESPELLHLESRSETLAGIARTVDKYRERVLALRLGVTDFCSAYGLRRPPHMTAYDVHIVASVIADVVNHLGRADGTGFTVTGPVWEYFRVQERMFKPQLRRSPFLEGRAEELRQALIEHDIDGLLREIELDRANGLLGKTCIHPSHVLPVHALSVVSHEEFSDAEDILRPERDGGGVMRSTYTNKMNEVKPHRAWAERTLQRAEVFGVAREDIGFVELLTAGLSG; this is translated from the coding sequence ATGCGTCATTTCGGGCATATCGCCCCAGAGGTGCGACAGCGCCTCTTTCATCGGGAGCCGTGCGCCTTCACCGCGGACTCCTCCCCGCGTCTGCTCGCCGCCGCCCTGGGAGCCACGCTCTACAGCCCTGCCACGCGCCCCCGCCTCGCCGACGACATCCTGAAGCAGGCCGGGCGTGGCGTGATCTCGATGGTGCTCTGCCTGGAGGACTCGATCGACGACGCGGAGGTCGTCGAAGCCGAGGAGAACCTGGTCAGGCAGTTCGCCGACCTGGCGGAGCGGGACAGGACGGAGCGGGACAGGACGGGGCAGGACGGAGCGGCCCGGGACGGAGCGGAACCGCCGCTGCTGTTCATACGGGTCCGGACCCCCGAGCAGATACCCGACCTGGTGGACCGCCTCGGCTCCGCCATCCGGCTGCTGTCCGGATTCGTGCTGCCGAAGTTCACCGAGGAGCGCGGCGTCGCCTTCCTGGAGTCGCTCGCCGCGGCGGAAGCCGCCAGCGGCCGTCGGCTCTTCGCGATGCCGGTCCTCGAATCGCCCGAGCTGCTGCACCTGGAGAGCCGCTCGGAGACCCTCGCCGGCATCGCCCGCACCGTCGACAAGTACCGCGAGCGGGTGCTGGCGCTGCGGCTCGGCGTCACCGACTTCTGCTCGGCGTACGGACTGCGCAGACCTCCGCACATGACGGCGTACGACGTCCACATCGTGGCGTCGGTCATCGCCGACGTGGTCAATCACCTCGGCAGGGCCGACGGCACGGGCTTCACCGTGACCGGACCCGTGTGGGAGTACTTCCGCGTCCAGGAGAGGATGTTCAAGCCGCAGCTGCGCCGGAGCCCCTTCCTGGAGGGCCGGGCCGAGGAACTGCGGCAGGCGCTCATCGAGCACGACATCGACGGGCTGCTGCGCGAGATCGAACTCGACCGGGCCAACGGCCTGCTCGGCAAGACCTGCATCCACCCCTCGCACGTGCTGCCCGTGCACGCGCTCTCGGTCGTCAGCCACGAGGAGTTCAGCGACGCCGAGGACATCCTGCGCCCGGAGCGGGACGGCGGAGGGGTCATGCGCTCGACGTACACGAACAAGATGAACGAAGTGAAGCCGCATCGCGCCTGGGCCGAGCGGACCCTCCAGCGCGCCGAGGTCTTCGGCGTCGCGCGCGAGGACATCGGCTTCGTGGAGCTGCTCACCGCCGGGCTCTCCGGCTGA